In one Candidatus Pelagibacter sp. HTCC7211 genomic region, the following are encoded:
- the trpE gene encoding anthranilate synthase component I, with the protein MIINRSFKDFKFRHRSKKNQIIYSSKKVQNDDEVFNLIDNFLTEKNSFIFESVEKGKIKGRYTIFGKNPDKIWEFNNNNSYLIKNKKKIRLREKPNKLIEKIIEEFKFETPKKLPNICSLISGYFSYDSIRYIEKIPNKCKNDLNLPDVRLLRPRTLIIHDNLKKEIFFIINIFSDEKINNYQKKFDDIKFELFKLNIQSSIRNLKTLENNVLKDIKVKSNTSKNKFLKMVNKAKEYIKLGDIFQVVLSQRFEAKLTKKPLDIYKKLRLTNPSPFMFFFNFSDFQIIGASPEILVRLRDNKITVRPIAGTRPRGKTIKEDNFFEKDLLKDKKELSEHLMLLDLGRNDAGKVSKINSVKVTESFIIERYSHVMHIVSNVIGEYNKKFSRFKSLLAGFPAGTVSGAPKIRAMEIIDELETTKRKVYAGGIGYFSANGEFDTCIALRTAVAKNNKFYVQAGAGIVADSKPINEYEETVNKAKALINALR; encoded by the coding sequence ATGATAATAAATCGAAGCTTCAAAGATTTTAAGTTTCGACACAGAAGCAAAAAAAATCAAATCATATACAGTTCAAAAAAAGTTCAAAATGATGATGAAGTTTTTAATCTTATTGATAATTTTTTAACTGAAAAAAATAGCTTTATTTTTGAGTCTGTTGAAAAAGGTAAAATTAAGGGTAGATACACTATATTTGGTAAAAACCCTGATAAAATTTGGGAGTTTAATAATAATAATTCATATCTAATTAAAAATAAAAAAAAGATCAGATTAAGAGAAAAACCTAACAAACTGATTGAGAAAATTATTGAAGAATTTAAATTTGAAACTCCAAAAAAATTACCAAATATATGTTCATTAATATCAGGGTATTTTTCTTACGACTCTATTAGGTATATTGAAAAAATTCCTAACAAATGTAAAAATGATCTTAATCTACCAGATGTTAGATTGTTGAGACCAAGAACACTAATAATTCATGATAATTTGAAAAAAGAAATCTTTTTTATAATAAATATTTTTAGTGACGAAAAAATTAACAATTATCAAAAAAAGTTTGATGATATTAAATTTGAACTATTTAAACTAAATATTCAATCTTCAATTAGAAATTTGAAAACATTAGAAAATAATGTTTTGAAAGATATCAAAGTAAAATCTAATACATCAAAAAATAAATTTCTGAAAATGGTGAATAAAGCCAAAGAGTACATTAAGTTAGGAGATATTTTTCAAGTAGTATTAAGTCAAAGATTTGAAGCAAAACTAACTAAAAAACCTTTAGATATATACAAAAAATTAAGACTTACTAATCCTTCCCCTTTTATGTTTTTTTTTAATTTTAGTGATTTTCAAATAATAGGAGCTAGTCCAGAAATATTGGTCAGATTAAGAGATAACAAAATTACTGTTAGACCTATTGCAGGAACAAGACCTAGAGGTAAAACTATTAAAGAAGATAACTTTTTTGAAAAAGATTTACTTAAAGATAAAAAAGAATTGTCTGAACATTTGATGCTTTTAGATTTAGGAAGAAATGATGCTGGAAAAGTATCAAAAATTAATTCAGTAAAAGTTACAGAAAGTTTCATTATTGAGAGATATTCACATGTAATGCATATAGTTTCTAACGTAATAGGTGAATACAATAAAAAATTTTCAAGATTTAAATCATTATTAGCTGGTTTTCCAGCAGGAACTGTATCGGGAGCACCCAAAATTAGAGCTATGGAAATTATAGATGAATTAGAAACAACTAAAAGAAAAGTTTACGCTGGAGGTATTGGATATTTTTCAGCAAATGGAGAATTTGATACTTGTATAGCTTTAAGAACAGCTGTTGCTAAAAATAACAAATTTTATGTTCAAGCAGGCGCAGGTATTGTTGCAGATAGTAAACCAATTAATGAATACGAGGAAACTGTTAATAAAGCTAAAGCTTTAATCAACGCTTTAAGATAA
- a CDS encoding anthranilate synthase component II, with product MKILLIDNYDSFTFNLYHYLSSLNTKVDVVRNDKITSKDIINKRYNKIVISPGPGNPNQSGNCLDILKNLHKDIPFLGVCLGHQIIGQVFGSKIIQAKKLMHGKTSKIKSKKIGILKNLPITFEATRYHSLIIDKKSLSSDLEITAETTDGLIMGVQHKKFNIHGVQFHPESIKTKLGIKILKNFLNY from the coding sequence ATGAAAATATTATTAATTGATAACTATGATAGTTTTACATTTAATCTTTATCACTACCTATCATCTTTGAATACAAAAGTTGATGTTGTCAGAAATGACAAAATAACTTCGAAAGATATTATCAATAAAAGATATAATAAAATTGTAATTTCTCCAGGACCAGGAAATCCAAATCAGTCAGGAAATTGTTTAGATATATTAAAGAATCTTCACAAAGATATTCCTTTTCTTGGAGTTTGTCTTGGCCATCAAATCATAGGACAAGTATTTGGCTCAAAAATTATTCAAGCTAAAAAACTTATGCATGGAAAGACAAGTAAAATTAAATCTAAAAAAATTGGAATTTTAAAAAATCTACCAATTACCTTTGAGGCAACACGATATCACAGTCTCATAATCGATAAAAAATCGCTTTCTAGTGACCTGGAAATAACAGCTGAGACAACTGATGGATTAATTATGGGTGTTCAACATAAAAAATTTAATATTCATGGTGTACAATTTCATCCTGAAAGTATTAAAACTAAATTAGGAATTAAAATATTAAAAAATTTTTTAAATTATTAA
- the trpD gene encoding anthranilate phosphoribosyltransferase, producing the protein MDQYLEKLRNKQNLSFDESKSAFEILMTGEASEDQIYNFLTLLSSKGEVSDEIAGGVYVLREKSKRVNVEGCVDTCGTGGDGMNTLNISTASALLLASMGTKVAKHGNKAVSSKCGSGDVLEALKIKIDLEPNDIEKEINNNNFGFMFAPNYHNAMRFVGPVRKKIGKRTIFNMIGPLSNPALVNKQVVGVFDKSLLNIFAEGLKKLNIKFAWIVNSEDGLDEISPYAKTNVMQLKDGEISEITIDPKLLNINAEKFENLVGDDANYNANKMIEIFKGKDNDFSKAVCLNAAAGLIVNEKFSEFSDAYNHSREFILSGKPYLHLKKLQNV; encoded by the coding sequence ATGGATCAATATTTAGAAAAACTTAGAAATAAACAAAATCTATCATTTGATGAAAGTAAATCTGCATTTGAAATTTTAATGACAGGTGAAGCATCGGAAGATCAAATATATAATTTTTTAACCTTGCTTTCATCTAAGGGAGAGGTTTCAGATGAAATAGCTGGTGGTGTATATGTACTTAGAGAAAAGTCAAAAAGAGTAAATGTTGAAGGTTGTGTTGACACTTGTGGAACAGGTGGTGATGGAATGAATACATTGAATATTTCTACTGCTTCGGCACTACTTTTAGCAAGTATGGGTACTAAAGTAGCAAAACATGGTAATAAAGCTGTTTCGTCAAAATGTGGATCAGGTGATGTTCTGGAAGCGCTAAAAATAAAAATAGATCTTGAGCCAAATGATATAGAAAAAGAAATTAATAATAATAATTTTGGTTTTATGTTTGCTCCAAATTATCATAATGCTATGAGGTTTGTTGGTCCAGTGAGAAAAAAAATTGGTAAAAGAACGATATTTAATATGATTGGACCTCTAAGCAATCCAGCATTAGTTAATAAACAAGTTGTAGGGGTATTTGACAAAAGTCTATTAAATATATTTGCTGAAGGACTTAAAAAATTAAATATTAAATTTGCCTGGATTGTAAATAGTGAAGATGGATTGGATGAAATATCTCCTTACGCTAAAACTAATGTCATGCAATTAAAAGATGGTGAAATATCTGAAATTACTATCGATCCAAAATTATTAAATATTAATGCTGAGAAATTTGAAAATCTTGTTGGAGATGATGCTAACTATAATGCAAATAAAATGATAGAAATTTTTAAAGGTAAAGACAATGATTTTTCTAAAGCTGTTTGCTTAAATGCAGCAGCAGGTTTAATTGTTAATGAAAAATTTTCAGAATTTTCAGATGCATATAATCATAGTAGAGAATTTATTTTATCAGGAAAACCCTATCTGCATTTAAAAAAACTACAAAATGTCTGA
- a CDS encoding indole-3-glycerol-phosphate synthase, with product MSENILEKIIKKKIEKIDHLKKSINLNQLNDIINVNNSFVNFKEKIQNNISNNKTSIIAEIKKASPSAGIIIDDYNPVEIANIYKNNKATCLSVLTEEDFFLGNIIHISKIKEKINLPILCKDFFIDTFQIPLAKSYGADAILIILAGVSENLANQLYEEALKLNMSVIVEVHTVDEAKKALNFKEALIGINNRNLKTLKTDINTTYDIYNVLINHEGPLISESGIKTKEELLNLKNKTSINTFLIGESLLKNLEKNSIFSVL from the coding sequence ATGTCTGAAAATATACTTGAAAAAATAATTAAGAAAAAAATTGAAAAAATAGACCATCTTAAAAAGTCTATTAATTTGAACCAACTTAATGATATTATTAATGTAAATAATAGTTTTGTAAATTTTAAAGAAAAAATTCAAAATAATATCTCTAATAATAAAACATCCATTATTGCAGAAATAAAGAAAGCTAGTCCATCTGCAGGCATAATTATCGATGATTATAATCCTGTAGAAATAGCCAATATTTATAAGAATAACAAAGCAACTTGCCTATCTGTTTTAACAGAGGAAGATTTTTTCTTAGGAAATATAATTCACATTAGTAAAATAAAAGAAAAAATTAACTTACCAATATTATGTAAAGATTTTTTTATAGATACTTTTCAAATACCTTTAGCAAAAAGTTATGGTGCTGATGCAATCTTGATTATTTTAGCTGGTGTCTCTGAAAATTTAGCGAACCAATTATATGAAGAAGCCTTAAAACTTAACATGTCAGTTATTGTAGAAGTTCATACTGTTGATGAGGCTAAAAAAGCTTTAAATTTTAAGGAAGCTTTAATTGGAATAAATAATAGAAATTTAAAAACTTTAAAAACAGATATTAATACAACCTATGATATTTATAATGTGCTAATTAATCATGAAGGTCCTTTAATTTCTGAGAGTGGAATAAAAACTAAAGAGGAGTTATTAAATTTAAAAAACAAAACATCCATCAATACTTTTTTAATTGGTGAATCACTTTTGAAAAATTTAGAAAAAAACTCTATATTTTCAGTTTTATAG
- the lexA gene encoding transcriptional repressor LexA has product MLTKKQKNLLLFINKKLRSSGVSPSYEEMKQSLNLKSKSGIHRLISALEERGFIKRLAHKARALEVIKLPETASANDIYNSFSPSVIKGGLDEVNINSDEIEVPVLGKIAAGTPVEAIQNEVSRIPLPNNLEKNGDYFGLKVQGDSMIEAGINEGDTVIIKRTDTADNGKIVVALIDEHEAMLKRIRKKGKVVALESANRNYETKIFGPDRVKVQGVLVSLYRNF; this is encoded by the coding sequence ATGCTAACTAAAAAACAAAAAAACCTGCTTTTATTTATCAACAAGAAGTTGAGAAGCTCTGGTGTTTCACCTTCTTATGAAGAGATGAAGCAATCACTCAATCTAAAATCTAAATCAGGTATTCATAGATTAATAAGTGCTTTAGAAGAAAGAGGATTTATTAAAAGATTAGCACATAAAGCTAGAGCATTAGAGGTAATTAAATTGCCTGAGACTGCCTCAGCAAATGATATTTATAATAGTTTTTCACCAAGTGTTATTAAAGGTGGCTTAGATGAAGTAAATATAAACTCTGATGAAATAGAAGTTCCTGTTCTTGGTAAAATAGCTGCTGGTACACCAGTAGAAGCAATCCAAAATGAGGTGTCTAGAATTCCATTGCCGAACAATTTAGAAAAAAATGGTGACTATTTCGGCCTAAAAGTTCAAGGTGACTCAATGATTGAAGCCGGTATTAATGAGGGTGATACTGTTATTATTAAAAGAACTGATACCGCAGATAATGGAAAAATTGTTGTAGCTTTAATAGATGAACATGAAGCTATGCTTAAAAGAATTCGTAAAAAAGGTAAAGTAGTTGCACTTGAAAGTGCTAATAGAAACTATGAAACTAAGATTTTTGGACCTGATAGAGTTAAAGTTCAAGGAGTATTGGTATCTTTATATAGAAACTTTTAA
- the gltX gene encoding glutamate--tRNA ligase: protein MSKVATRFAPSPTGALHIGGVRTALFNWLYSKNHKGTFHLRIEDTDKERSKDEHKDQIIKSLKWIGVEHDGEEYIQSTKINDHAKVANELLKNGNAYRCYCSSEEIEEQKKRARQKKLPYIYNRKWRDIPESEAPKDIKPVIRFKSKIEGTSILKDLVQGDVEIDNSTIEDFIILRNDGTPTYNLSATVDDHQMGMTHIIRGDDHKINTFKQIQIYLAMNWNLPAFAHIPLIHTIEGKKLSKRDNASTLDDYSKIGIMPEALRNYLLRLGWSYEDKEIFTLEESIKLFNLEGIGKSPSKLDMSRILSMNEHYIKSIDENELYQQLVSYCEKYKEKIKSEKEAKIKPSLSFLKNKAKTLEDIYNNAKFIIHDEIKFNDEDLKLIDEKAKIIITEFKNKILAIDQFKKETLEPVVKELIKSHETNFKGVGQPLRVALTGSKFGPGLYDIIISLGKEEVQKRLNSQIII from the coding sequence ATGTCAAAAGTAGCAACACGATTTGCTCCCTCACCTACTGGAGCTCTTCATATTGGTGGTGTAAGAACAGCCTTATTTAATTGGCTTTATTCAAAAAATCATAAAGGTACTTTTCATTTAAGAATCGAAGATACAGATAAGGAAAGATCTAAAGATGAACATAAAGATCAAATTATCAAATCTTTAAAATGGATAGGTGTAGAACATGATGGTGAAGAATATATTCAATCAACTAAAATTAATGATCATGCAAAAGTAGCAAATGAGCTACTTAAAAATGGTAATGCTTATAGATGCTATTGCTCAAGTGAAGAAATTGAAGAACAAAAGAAAAGAGCTAGACAAAAAAAACTTCCTTATATTTATAATAGGAAATGGAGAGATATTCCAGAGTCAGAAGCACCAAAAGATATAAAACCAGTAATAAGATTTAAAAGTAAAATTGAAGGTACTTCAATTCTTAAAGATTTAGTTCAAGGAGATGTTGAGATAGATAACAGTACTATTGAAGATTTTATAATTTTAAGAAACGATGGCACTCCAACTTATAATTTGTCAGCAACTGTTGATGATCATCAGATGGGAATGACACATATTATTAGAGGTGATGACCATAAAATAAATACCTTTAAACAAATTCAAATCTATTTAGCAATGAATTGGAATTTGCCAGCATTTGCTCACATTCCACTAATTCATACTATAGAAGGAAAAAAGCTATCAAAAAGAGATAATGCTTCAACTTTAGATGACTATTCTAAAATTGGTATTATGCCTGAAGCATTAAGAAATTATTTACTAAGACTTGGGTGGTCTTACGAAGATAAAGAAATTTTTACATTAGAAGAAAGTATCAAATTATTTAATTTAGAGGGAATAGGTAAATCTCCATCAAAACTAGATATGAGTAGAATTTTATCAATGAATGAACATTATATAAAATCAATCGATGAAAACGAATTATATCAACAACTTGTTAGTTATTGTGAAAAATACAAAGAAAAAATTAAATCTGAAAAAGAGGCAAAGATTAAACCATCATTGTCCTTTCTTAAAAATAAAGCAAAAACACTAGAGGATATATACAATAATGCAAAATTTATAATTCATGATGAAATTAAATTTAATGATGAAGATTTAAAATTAATAGATGAAAAAGCTAAAATAATAATAACAGAATTCAAAAATAAAATTTTAGCAATAGATCAATTTAAGAAAGAAACATTAGAACCTGTAGTAAAAGAATTAATTAAATCACATGAAACAAATTTTAAAGGAGTGGGTCAACCTTTAAGAGTTGCATTGACAGGATCAAAATTTGGACCAGGTTTATACGATATTATAATTTCATTAGGTAAAGAAGAAGTTCAAAAAAGATTAAATAGTCAGATAATTATTTAA
- the lpxB gene encoding lipid-A-disaccharide synthase codes for MKKIFVLTGEPSGDKLASTIISKLKSQNADIEYLSVGGTHLGKLGIKSIFNLKDITYLGFTSVLFNIFKIRAKINKTVDEIIKFNPDILFSVDSPDFTLRVSERVKKLNNKIKTVHYVAPQVWVWRKNRVKKIKSFIDHILLLFSFEKKYFEKENIKNTFVGHPLIEKNKNVKTVLNNVISKEKKIISVFPGSRSSETKVLLPILLDFIKLMNNKKHDYKYFFHATDENKEFIINNIKKTNFTNIDVVSDEIIKSQVLSNSIFAVSKSGTVSLQISNLNIPSIIIYKLSFINFMIFKLLVNVKFANIINIINDKEIIPELLQKECNAEEICRTVIYFLRNPDLIQKQLDVCNKTLEGIRSNTSSSGEAATVLNNYLTI; via the coding sequence ATGAAAAAGATTTTTGTATTAACTGGCGAACCTTCAGGAGACAAATTAGCATCTACAATTATTTCAAAATTAAAATCACAAAATGCTGATATCGAATATTTATCAGTAGGAGGAACACATCTTGGTAAATTAGGTATAAAATCAATATTTAATTTAAAGGATATTACCTACCTAGGTTTTACAAGTGTTTTATTTAATATTTTTAAAATTAGAGCAAAAATCAATAAGACTGTTGACGAGATTATAAAATTTAATCCAGATATATTATTTAGTGTAGATAGTCCTGATTTTACTTTGAGAGTTTCTGAAAGAGTTAAAAAGTTAAATAATAAGATAAAAACTGTTCATTATGTTGCTCCACAAGTTTGGGTTTGGCGAAAAAACAGGGTTAAAAAAATTAAATCATTCATTGACCATATACTTTTACTGTTTAGCTTTGAAAAAAAATATTTTGAAAAAGAAAATATTAAAAATACTTTTGTTGGTCATCCATTAATTGAAAAAAATAAGAATGTAAAAACTGTTTTAAATAATGTTATCTCTAAAGAAAAAAAAATTATATCAGTTTTTCCAGGTAGCCGCTCATCTGAAACCAAAGTTCTTTTACCAATTCTTTTAGATTTTATTAAACTTATGAATAATAAAAAACATGACTACAAATATTTTTTTCATGCAACAGATGAAAATAAAGAATTCATAATAAATAATATTAAAAAAACTAACTTTACTAATATTGATGTTGTATCTGATGAAATTATAAAGTCACAAGTTTTATCAAATTCAATTTTTGCTGTTTCTAAATCAGGAACTGTTTCTCTTCAAATATCTAATTTAAATATACCATCAATAATAATTTATAAATTAAGCTTTATAAATTTTATGATTTTTAAGTTATTAGTTAATGTTAAGTTTGCAAACATCATCAATATTATTAATGATAAAGAAATTATTCCTGAATTATTACAAAAAGAATGTAATGCTGAAGAAATTTGTAGAACTGTTATTTATTTTTTAAGAAATCCAGATCTTATTCAAAAGCAATTAGATGTTTGTAATAAAACTCTAGAAGGTATTAGATCTAATACTTCATCTTCAGGTGAAGCTGCTACAGTATTAAATAATTATCTGACTATTTAA
- the lpxI gene encoding UDP-2,3-diacylglucosamine diphosphatase LpxI domain-containing protein (LpxI, functionally equivalent to LpxH, replaces it in LPS biosynthesis in a minority of bacteria.), translating into MIGLFLGDTDFSEIVLKKIKKLKKKYFIIDFSKDNIFKKDVNSHRISIGKFGNIINLIKEKNSNKVLFAGKIAKPKFSSLRLDLKGIYYMPSVIKASKLGDAAIIKSIIKILDNEGIKVISSIYFNKELALKAGNYSKLKPNINELNSIKKGVVYFKKLKSLDHVQAIIVKNNSILATEGKQGTKKMLSKLNKNSNGILIKLPKPKQDLRMDLPTIGINTLKDCKKFGLKGIVLKSKQNIFLDKDKCINFANKNKIFIKII; encoded by the coding sequence ATGATAGGATTATTTTTAGGCGATACTGATTTCTCAGAAATTGTTCTTAAAAAAATTAAAAAATTAAAAAAGAAATATTTTATAATTGATTTTTCAAAAGATAATATATTTAAGAAAGACGTTAATTCACATAGAATAAGTATCGGCAAATTTGGAAATATAATAAATTTAATTAAAGAAAAAAATTCTAATAAAGTTTTATTTGCTGGAAAAATTGCTAAACCAAAATTTTCATCACTAAGATTAGATTTAAAAGGAATTTATTATATGCCCAGCGTAATTAAAGCATCAAAATTAGGTGATGCTGCTATTATAAAATCAATAATAAAAATTTTAGATAATGAGGGTATTAAAGTTATAAGTTCAATTTATTTTAATAAAGAATTGGCGCTTAAAGCTGGAAATTATTCTAAATTAAAACCTAATATAAATGAACTTAATTCAATTAAAAAAGGTGTTGTATATTTTAAGAAATTGAAAAGCTTAGATCATGTACAAGCAATTATTGTTAAAAATAATAGTATTTTAGCTACTGAAGGTAAGCAGGGTACAAAGAAAATGCTCTCAAAATTAAATAAAAATTCAAATGGTATTTTAATTAAACTACCTAAACCCAAACAAGATCTTAGAATGGATCTTCCTACCATTGGAATTAATACTTTAAAAGATTGTAAAAAATTTGGTTTAAAAGGAATAGTTTTAAAATCTAAGCAAAATATTTTTTTAGATAAGGATAAATGTATAAATTTTGCTAATAAAAATAAGATTTTTATAAAGATCATATGA
- the lpxA gene encoding acyl-ACP--UDP-N-acetylglucosamine O-acyltransferase, whose product MIHKTAIIDPSAKVPENIKIGAYCVIGSNVEIGEGNEIQSHVSITGNTKIGKNNKIYPFASLGNDPQDLKFSGEQTNLIIGDNNKIREYVTINPGTKGGGGLTKVGNNCLFMVSSHIAHDCNVGNNVILANNVPLGGHANIEDNVIIGGNSAVQQFTRVGRSAMIGGMCGVVRDIIPYGIAHGNRSVLQGLNLIGLRRKNISNKEIITLSNAYKEIFKNENLTENLNNLNQDYKKNELVLEVINFLEKDKKRPICTPFSK is encoded by the coding sequence ATGATACATAAAACTGCCATTATAGATCCTAGTGCAAAAGTTCCTGAAAATATTAAAATTGGTGCATACTGTGTGATAGGATCAAATGTAGAAATTGGAGAAGGTAATGAAATTCAATCACATGTTAGTATAACTGGCAATACTAAAATAGGAAAAAATAATAAAATATATCCATTTGCATCACTAGGTAACGATCCTCAAGATCTCAAATTTAGTGGCGAACAAACAAATCTTATAATTGGAGATAATAATAAAATTAGAGAATATGTTACAATTAATCCTGGAACCAAAGGTGGAGGAGGGTTAACAAAAGTTGGAAATAATTGCTTATTTATGGTTTCATCTCATATAGCTCATGATTGTAATGTTGGTAATAATGTTATTTTAGCTAACAACGTTCCTTTGGGAGGACATGCTAATATAGAGGATAATGTTATAATTGGAGGTAATTCAGCAGTACAACAATTTACAAGAGTTGGAAGATCAGCAATGATAGGTGGAATGTGTGGCGTTGTAAGAGATATAATTCCATATGGAATAGCCCATGGAAATAGAAGTGTGCTTCAAGGATTAAATTTAATTGGTCTTAGAAGAAAAAATATATCAAATAAAGAAATAATCACTTTAAGTAACGCTTATAAAGAAATTTTTAAAAATGAAAATTTAACTGAAAATTTGAATAATTTAAATCAAGATTATAAAAAAAATGAATTAGTTTTAGAGGTTATTAATTTTTTAGAGAAAGACAAAAAAAGACCAATTTGTACACCTTTTTCAAAATAA
- the lpxD gene encoding UDP-3-O-(3-hydroxymyristoyl)glucosamine N-acyltransferase: protein MPNAFFKNHGPLKICDILQTLNLKSDEKYSNVNVNDIKDLITSNKNDITFFHSNKYKELANNTKASFCITNENLKEILPDTCTPVIVKNVLLATSTITAKFYPSAINDNFDSTANFIDKTIYKDKVKFGHNVLIGDNVSIGSNCMIGHNTVIERNVSIGDYCTIGSNSVIRNTLIGNDVKILDNCVVGKHGFGFFPDKKTNVRYPHIGIVIIENHCEIGCGSTIDRGSMSNTIIGRNTYLDNQIHIAHNVKIGENCIIAGQVGIAGSTILGKNIKIGGQAGISGHLKIGDNVDIAGGSGVIRDIPDNSKVMGYPAKNIRDFLKENK from the coding sequence ATGCCAAACGCATTCTTTAAAAATCATGGCCCACTTAAGATTTGTGATATATTACAAACTCTTAATCTTAAATCTGATGAAAAATATTCAAATGTCAATGTTAATGATATTAAAGATTTAATTACATCAAATAAAAATGATATTACTTTTTTTCACTCAAACAAATACAAAGAATTAGCAAATAATACTAAGGCTTCATTTTGTATTACTAATGAAAATTTAAAAGAAATATTACCAGATACTTGTACACCTGTAATTGTAAAAAATGTTCTATTAGCTACTTCAACCATTACAGCAAAATTTTATCCAAGTGCGATTAATGATAACTTTGATAGTACTGCTAACTTTATTGACAAAACTATTTACAAAGACAAAGTTAAATTTGGACACAATGTATTAATCGGCGATAATGTTTCAATAGGCTCTAATTGCATGATTGGACATAATACCGTAATTGAAAGAAATGTTTCTATTGGTGATTATTGCACTATTGGTTCAAATTCTGTCATCAGAAATACATTAATTGGCAATGATGTAAAAATTCTTGATAATTGTGTTGTTGGAAAACATGGATTTGGATTTTTTCCTGATAAAAAAACTAATGTGAGGTATCCACACATTGGAATTGTTATTATAGAAAATCATTGTGAAATAGGATGTGGATCAACAATTGATAGAGGATCAATGTCTAATACTATAATTGGGAGAAATACTTACTTAGATAATCAAATACATATAGCCCATAATGTTAAAATTGGTGAAAATTGTATAATAGCAGGACAAGTTGGAATAGCTGGAAGTACTATTTTAGGTAAAAATATTAAAATTGGTGGACAAGCCGGGATATCAGGACATTTAAAAATAGGTGACAATGTTGATATAGCAGGAGGCAGTGGTGTTATAAGAGATATTCCAGATAATTCAAAAGTAATGGGGTATCCAGCCAAAAATATTAGAGACTTTTTGAAAGAAAACAAATGA
- the fabZ gene encoding 3-hydroxyacyl-ACP dehydratase FabZ, which yields MLKLNKQDIVNLLPHREPMLLIDELSDIKKLSSATAVVKVRKDSFFVQGHFPDNPVMPGVLIVESFGQAAAALTAHGLDKTTYENKLVFLMGVEKARFRNPVIPDCDLILKIEAIRSHGRVWKYKGEAFVEDKKMADAIWSATIVDKK from the coding sequence ATGCTTAAATTGAATAAACAAGATATCGTAAATTTATTACCTCATAGAGAACCAATGCTTCTAATAGATGAATTATCAGACATAAAAAAATTATCATCTGCAACAGCTGTTGTAAAAGTTAGAAAAGATAGTTTTTTTGTTCAAGGCCATTTTCCAGATAATCCAGTAATGCCGGGTGTGCTAATTGTTGAGTCTTTTGGGCAAGCTGCTGCAGCATTAACTGCTCATGGACTAGATAAAACTACATATGAAAATAAATTAGTTTTTTTGATGGGTGTTGAAAAAGCAAGATTTCGAAATCCTGTGATACCTGATTGTGATTTAATTTTAAAAATTGAGGCAATTAGATCTCATGGTAGAGTATGGAAATATAAAGGTGAAGCTTTTGTAGAGGATAAAAAAATGGCAGATGCAATATGGTCTGCAACTATTGTTGACAAGAAATAA